A region from the Campylobacter magnus genome encodes:
- a CDS encoding aminotransferase class I/II-fold pyridoxal phosphate-dependent enzyme: MQRIFLSAPYMGGSELKNIEQAFSDNYIAPLGAFVDGFESKIKEYCGAKYALALNAGTAALHLALRTLGIKDGDTVLASTFTFAASVNPIMYERCKMVLIDCDESWNLSPELLKKAIRECEQKPKALILTHLYGAAAKLDEICEICDENNIALIEDAAEALGASYKGKALGTFGVFGAYSFNGNKIITCGGGGMLVSDDEKLLSKARYYSTQAREPLLHYEHLDYGYNYRLSNILGAIGCGQMEVLSERVKRKREIFALYKELLGGLDGVDHFMPELENTCANRWLTTLAFKEKNAHLKVIEALSKENIESRPLWKPMHAQPVFKSAKAVTDGTSDDLFSRGICLPSGADMSDELVEKVARIVKSAL; this comes from the coding sequence ATGCAAAGAATTTTCTTATCAGCACCTTATATGGGTGGATCTGAGTTAAAAAACATAGAACAAGCTTTTAGCGATAACTATATCGCCCCACTTGGTGCTTTTGTGGATGGCTTTGAGAGTAAAATTAAAGAGTATTGCGGCGCAAAATACGCCCTTGCTCTAAATGCTGGCACGGCTGCCCTTCACCTTGCCCTTCGCACTCTTGGCATAAAAGACGGAGATACCGTGCTTGCTAGCACTTTTACCTTTGCAGCTAGTGTAAATCCTATAATGTATGAACGCTGTAAAATGGTGTTAATTGACTGCGATGAGAGCTGGAATCTAAGCCCAGAGCTGCTAAAAAAAGCTATTCGTGAGTGCGAGCAAAAGCCAAAAGCCCTAATCCTAACTCATCTATACGGCGCAGCTGCTAAATTAGATGAGATCTGCGAGATTTGTGATGAAAATAATATTGCGCTAATTGAAGATGCCGCAGAAGCCCTTGGCGCAAGCTATAAAGGCAAAGCACTTGGCACTTTTGGTGTTTTTGGCGCATATAGCTTTAATGGCAATAAAATCATCACTTGTGGCGGCGGCGGAATGCTAGTAAGCGATGATGAAAAATTGCTCTCAAAGGCAAGGTATTATAGCACGCAAGCAAGAGAGCCTTTGCTTCACTACGAGCATTTAGACTATGGTTATAACTACCGCTTAAGCAATATTTTAGGCGCTATTGGCTGTGGGCAAATGGAGGTTTTAAGTGAGCGCGTGAAAAGAAAAAGAGAGATTTTTGCGCTATATAAAGAGCTTTTGGGCGGTTTAGATGGTGTGGATCATTTCATGCCTGAGCTTGAAAATACCTGCGCAAATAGATGGCTAACCACGCTAGCATTTAAAGAAAAAAATGCACATTTAAAAGTGATTGAAGCACTTAGCAAAGAAAATATTGAAAGCCGCCCGCTGTGGAAGCCTATGCACGCCCAGCCTGTGTTTAAGAGCGCAAAGGCTGTGACTGACGGCACTAGCGATGATCTTTTTAGCCGTGGTATCTGCCTGCCAAGTGGGGCTGATATGAGCGATGAGCTAGTAGAAAAAGTAGCGCGCATCGTAAAAAGCGCACTTTAA